A window from Cryptomeria japonica chromosome 1, Sugi_1.0, whole genome shotgun sequence encodes these proteins:
- the LOC131065368 gene encoding disease resistance protein TAO1-like, translating to MGYNKALKTIPNSLGKLSQLKKLKLCSYRSLTSLPDTVDNLVRLKELGLGNCIDLKSLPDTLGNLAKIEELNLYECKGLRILPNTIGGLAQLQENAQNLCTGSLRIWRSREDDQSGYIRRASDSSDILVPVFSKRFETMNRWLRDIEAIDSSKGLIIPFFPDGDSVVLSFCESCYVC from the exons ATGGGGTATAATAAAGCTCTCAAAACAATTCCAAACTCACTTGGTAAGTTATCACAACTCAAGAAGCTCAAACTCTGTAGCTATAGAAGTTTAACAAGCCTTCCCGATACTGTGGACAATTTGGTGCGGCTTAAAGAGTTGGGTTTAGGCAATTGTATAGATCTTAAAAGCCTTCCAGACACTTTAGGTAATCTGGCTAAAATAGAAGAGTTGAACTTGTACGAATGTAAAGGTCTAAGGATTCTTCCCAACACAATTGGTGGCTTGGCACAACTCCAG GAGAACGCCCAAAATCTGTGCACTGGGTCACTTCGTATATGGAGGAGCAGAGAGGATGACCAAAGTGGATACATTCGCAGGGCAAGTGATAGCAGTGATATTCTTGTTCCTGTGTTTTCAAAACGTTTTGAGACGATGAATAGATGGCTGAGAGATATTGAAGCTATAGACAGCTCAAAGGGTCTTATTATTCCCTTCTTTCCTGATGGAGATTCGGTGGTCTTGTCTTTTTGCGAGAGTTGTTATGTTTGCTGA